Proteins from one Desulfovibrio sp. Fe33 genomic window:
- a CDS encoding Dabb family protein yields MVRHIVMWTLKDEAEGHSAAENGAKMKEILEALRGRIEGLRHIEVSVDIVAADPECHVILCSEHDDVDALNHYQGHPEHQACVAFVKKVASGRKAVDYVI; encoded by the coding sequence GTGGTCAGACATATCGTTATGTGGACGTTGAAGGATGAAGCGGAAGGCCATTCGGCCGCTGAAAACGGCGCAAAGATGAAGGAGATCCTTGAGGCGTTGAGAGGGCGCATCGAGGGGCTCAGGCACATCGAGGTCAGTGTGGACATCGTGGCCGCCGATCCCGAGTGCCATGTGATTCTGTGCTCGGAGCACGACGATGTCGACGCCCTGAACCACTACCAGGGTCACCCGGAACACCAGGCCTGTGTGGCTTTCGTGAAGAAGGTCGCCTCCGGTCGCAAGGCCGTGGATTACGTGATCTAA
- a CDS encoding hybrid sensor histidine kinase/response regulator — translation MRKILCLTLLLTCLCVLPVRPALGGVEKPKKSVLCLNSYHHGYKWSDAIMRGIRSVLDNSHYKIDLQIEYMDAKRYNYEDVTHMLLRLYKEKFKHEKFDLIMTSDNDAYSFAMQYRDILFPGVPLVFCGVNFLHTDDTDSDNATGIIEIFDLSKTVDVALRLHPDKKRIVVVDDSSTTGAAIERQVRNQLSRYKKPLNVEYWTDMSLENVVDRVAILPNDTFLFFIPYYQVIDGRFLTAEEVMQVISTRSHVPIYTAWEFLAGNGAVGGNMLSGYMHGRKAATVALEILDGKDADDIPVFRETTGEYIFDYEVMKRLKLNMDLLPEGSRIINAPKAFYELSKELFWTIMVSFVLLVLVLIFLTITMLERRKVERKIKDQLAFQETLMDTIPQLVSWKDAEGKFLGTNRAFSEFFGVEHGAGIVRKTTYDVIPDLDYASWASGADKSVISKGQAFRKERRKIADAKGNPAWIEATKVPINDRSGQIVGVLSMVDNITTELNLEKQLLQSQKMEAIGTLAGGIAHDFNNILTSIINSTELAVGDLDPGSMTTRDLERVLKAARRGGRVVKQILAFSRPSTEGFRPTDVGGVITEAIGLLESSMPRKIEVRSRIAENLSCVYADPTQIHQVVMNLCTNAFHALRGTGGVIEVRLDQAELAREDADMLGLIPGEYVRLVVEDNGPGIPLDIVDKIFDPFFTTKDKTEGTGLGLAVVHGIVHSHKGGLQVAPRDGGGTTFTIYLPKGDTGLCGDVDFSGVPHNIGARILFVEDDVDQLQTTPRLLETMGYFVDGQENPLSALRLVNEIPGAFDLVITDYDMPGMSGTQLAKRLAVIEPDLPVILISGREDAVSAASDLPNIRLVVIKPYDKQDLSRAINTVLNNEAQGE, via the coding sequence ATGCGAAAAATACTCTGTTTGACCCTACTTCTGACCTGCCTCTGCGTCCTGCCTGTCCGGCCGGCGCTGGGCGGAGTCGAAAAGCCGAAGAAAAGCGTGCTCTGCCTGAACTCCTACCACCACGGCTACAAGTGGTCGGACGCGATCATGCGCGGCATTCGCTCGGTTCTGGACAACAGCCATTACAAGATCGATCTCCAAATCGAATACATGGACGCCAAGCGGTACAACTACGAAGATGTAACCCACATGCTCCTGAGGCTGTACAAGGAGAAGTTCAAGCACGAAAAGTTCGACCTCATAATGACTTCGGACAACGACGCCTACTCCTTCGCCATGCAGTATAGGGACATCCTTTTCCCCGGCGTCCCCCTGGTCTTCTGCGGGGTCAACTTCCTCCACACCGACGACACGGACTCGGACAACGCCACGGGCATCATCGAAATCTTCGACTTGTCCAAAACAGTGGACGTGGCCCTGCGGCTGCACCCGGACAAGAAGCGCATCGTCGTGGTCGACGACTCCTCCACAACCGGAGCGGCCATCGAACGCCAGGTCAGGAACCAGCTCAGCCGCTACAAAAAACCGCTGAACGTCGAATACTGGACCGACATGTCGCTCGAAAACGTCGTGGATCGGGTGGCGATCCTGCCCAATGACACATTCCTTTTCTTCATTCCCTACTACCAGGTCATCGACGGCCGGTTTCTGACCGCAGAAGAGGTCATGCAGGTCATCTCGACCAGGTCCCACGTACCCATCTACACCGCATGGGAATTCCTTGCGGGCAACGGCGCCGTGGGCGGCAACATGCTGTCCGGCTACATGCACGGCCGAAAAGCCGCCACAGTCGCCCTGGAAATCCTTGACGGCAAGGATGCCGACGATATTCCGGTATTCCGGGAGACCACCGGTGAATATATCTTCGACTACGAGGTAATGAAGCGACTCAAGCTGAACATGGACCTGCTGCCCGAGGGCAGCCGCATCATCAACGCGCCCAAGGCGTTCTACGAGCTGTCCAAGGAACTCTTCTGGACCATCATGGTCAGCTTCGTCCTGCTCGTGCTGGTTCTCATATTCCTGACCATCACCATGCTCGAACGGCGCAAGGTCGAACGGAAGATCAAGGACCAGCTCGCCTTCCAGGAGACACTCATGGACACCATTCCGCAGTTGGTCTCATGGAAGGACGCCGAGGGGAAATTCCTCGGCACCAACAGGGCCTTCTCGGAATTCTTCGGCGTGGAACACGGTGCGGGAATCGTCCGCAAGACGACCTACGACGTCATCCCGGACCTGGATTACGCATCCTGGGCGTCCGGGGCGGACAAATCAGTCATCAGCAAGGGCCAGGCGTTCCGCAAGGAACGGCGGAAGATCGCCGACGCCAAGGGCAATCCCGCATGGATCGAAGCCACCAAGGTCCCCATCAACGACCGTTCGGGGCAAATCGTGGGCGTGCTGTCCATGGTGGACAACATCACCACCGAACTGAATCTGGAAAAACAGTTGCTGCAATCTCAGAAAATGGAGGCCATCGGCACTCTTGCCGGAGGCATCGCTCATGATTTCAACAACATCCTGACCAGCATCATCAACTCCACCGAGCTGGCCGTAGGCGACCTGGACCCGGGCTCCATGACGACCCGCGATCTGGAAAGGGTGCTCAAGGCGGCCCGGCGCGGCGGCCGCGTGGTCAAGCAGATTCTGGCCTTCAGCCGTCCATCCACGGAAGGCTTCAGGCCCACCGACGTGGGCGGCGTCATCACCGAGGCCATCGGGCTGCTCGAATCCTCCATGCCGCGCAAGATCGAGGTCCGCTCGCGGATCGCGGAGAATCTTTCCTGCGTCTATGCCGACCCGACCCAGATCCACCAAGTGGTCATGAACCTGTGCACCAACGCCTTCCACGCACTGCGCGGCACGGGCGGGGTCATTGAAGTCCGCCTGGACCAGGCGGAACTCGCGCGCGAAGACGCGGACATGCTGGGGCTGATCCCCGGCGAATACGTCCGCCTAGTGGTGGAGGACAACGGACCGGGCATCCCGCTGGACATCGTGGACAAGATATTCGACCCGTTCTTCACCACAAAAGACAAGACAGAAGGCACGGGTCTGGGCCTGGCCGTCGTCCACGGCATCGTGCACAGCCACAAGGGCGGCCTCCAGGTGGCCCCGCGCGATGGAGGCGGGACGACCTTCACCATCTATCTTCCCAAGGGAGACACGGGCCTGTGCGGCGACGTGGACTTCTCCGGCGTGCCCCACAATATCGGCGCGCGCATCCTGTTCGTCGAGGACGACGTCGACCAACTCCAGACCACGCCGCGTCTTCTCGAAACCATGGGCTACTTCGTGGACGGACAGGAAAACCCGCTATCGGCCCTGCGGCTGGTCAACGAAATACCCGGCGCATTCGACCTGGTCATCACGGACTACGACATGCCCGGCATGAGCGGAACGCAACTGGCCAAACGCCTCGCGGTCATCGAACC